In Pantanalinema sp., a single window of DNA contains:
- a CDS encoding M48 family metalloprotease, producing the protein MKKLWGALCLAALLGTVPGCSQILAGGLVAGQALLPISDEQEIQIGKSAAQEVLADPKTPPYANAQVNAYVDAVGKKVAARSDRPDMPYTFHVIESSELNAFALPGGEIFVTTAALKAMKSEAELAGVLAHEAVHVARKHGVDSLRAAMVAQGITTAALGSTPALIQQAGKIAAGLVLKGHSRSLETDADHYGAIYTNAAGYDPHALGAFLTTLAETVGDTPKAFEAFGDHPVISERVAALDAEIARLSLNARTQDAETFLSRTAPLR; encoded by the coding sequence ATGAAGAAACTGTGGGGGGCGCTCTGCCTCGCGGCCCTGCTGGGCACCGTCCCGGGCTGCAGCCAGATCCTGGCGGGCGGGCTGGTGGCAGGGCAGGCGCTGCTGCCCATCTCGGACGAACAAGAGATCCAGATCGGGAAGTCCGCCGCCCAGGAGGTGCTCGCCGACCCCAAGACACCGCCCTACGCCAACGCCCAGGTCAACGCCTACGTGGACGCGGTGGGCAAGAAGGTCGCCGCGCGCTCCGATCGCCCGGATATGCCCTACACCTTCCACGTCATCGAAAGCTCCGAGCTCAACGCCTTCGCCCTGCCGGGCGGCGAGATCTTCGTCACCACCGCGGCCCTCAAGGCCATGAAGAGCGAGGCCGAGCTCGCCGGGGTGCTCGCCCACGAGGCCGTGCACGTGGCGCGCAAGCACGGCGTCGACAGCCTGCGCGCGGCCATGGTCGCCCAGGGCATCACCACGGCCGCCCTGGGCAGCACCCCGGCGCTTATCCAGCAGGCGGGCAAGATCGCAGCCGGCCTGGTCCTCAAGGGGCACAGCCGCTCGCTCGAGACGGACGCCGACCACTACGGAGCCATCTACACCAACGCGGCGGGCTACGACCCCCACGCTCTGGGGGCCTTCCTGACGACGCTGGCCGAGACCGTCGGCGACACCCCCAAGGCGTTCGAGGCCTTCGGGGATCACCCGGTCATCTCCGAGCGGGTCGCCGCCCTCGACGCCGAGATCGCCAGGCTCTCGCTCAACGCCCGCACCCAGGACGCCGAGACCTTCCTCTCGCGCACCGCGCCCCTGCGCTGA
- a CDS encoding helix-turn-helix transcriptional regulator — protein sequence MTYRNRALNRMPARGEGPSTSRPRSPSIDILKRALEVAGVNRKTFVKETDLSYEYVSRIFNSKVKFPTVRETLERFAEVARIDPMVFPEYQQLVSVLPESTRKLWNRLQEVGLTRQEFANRVEISRTYMYEILRGDVPFPRNPEVIEKIAEVLEVAPETFGEYLAPVQDWAERNPLAIEHVFMNLLVTKMLIARGHLKEGGSAEKISDEMLSIFPAEERYEPVVRAIMAAMGKGGFDVRKLALEADVPERDVRLLLMGQIQTEDLPETARKLKELLEVA from the coding sequence GTGACGTACCGCAACCGTGCTCTCAACCGGATGCCCGCTCGGGGCGAGGGGCCCAGCACCTCGCGGCCCCGCAGCCCGTCGATCGATATCCTCAAGCGCGCCCTCGAAGTCGCCGGTGTCAACCGCAAGACCTTCGTCAAGGAGACGGATCTCAGCTACGAGTACGTGTCGCGCATCTTCAACTCCAAGGTCAAGTTCCCGACCGTGCGCGAGACCCTCGAGCGCTTCGCCGAGGTGGCCAGGATCGACCCGATGGTCTTCCCGGAGTACCAGCAGCTCGTCAGCGTGCTGCCCGAGTCGACCCGCAAGCTCTGGAACCGTCTCCAGGAGGTGGGCCTGACGCGCCAGGAGTTCGCCAACCGCGTCGAGATCTCCCGCACCTACATGTACGAGATCCTGCGCGGCGACGTGCCCTTCCCCCGCAACCCCGAGGTCATCGAGAAGATCGCCGAGGTCCTCGAGGTCGCTCCCGAGACCTTCGGCGAGTACCTCGCCCCGGTCCAGGACTGGGCCGAGCGCAACCCGCTGGCCATCGAGCACGTCTTCATGAACCTGCTCGTCACCAAGATGCTGATCGCCCGCGGCCACCTCAAGGAGGGCGGCTCGGCCGAGAAGATCTCGGACGAGATGCTCTCGATCTTCCCGGCCGAGGAGCGCTACGAGCCCGTCGTCCGCGCGATCATGGCCGCGATGGGCAAGGGCGGCTTCGATGTCCGCAAGCTCGCCCTCGAGGCGGACGTCCCCGAGCGCGACGTGCGTCTGCTGCTGATGGGTCAGATCCAGACCGAGGACCTGCCCGAGACCGCGCGCAAGCTCAAGGAGCTCCTCGAGGTCGCCTAG
- a CDS encoding response regulator, which yields MANRDILLVEDNPDTVEFLIRRLNDVGYRTRIARNGLEALRAVAAEPPAAIILDIHLPLMNGDDLCRTIRQDPRTAKVPVIFVTAESEERVRDLLEPGTTVCLEKAIKVKSLLAALEQLGIHPGALPSA from the coding sequence ATGGCCAACCGCGACATCCTGCTGGTCGAGGACAACCCCGACACGGTCGAGTTCCTGATCCGGCGCCTCAACGACGTGGGCTACCGGACCCGCATCGCCCGCAACGGCCTCGAGGCCCTGCGCGCGGTGGCCGCCGAGCCGCCCGCGGCCATCATCCTCGACATCCACCTGCCGCTGATGAACGGCGACGACCTGTGCCGAACGATCCGGCAGGATCCCCGCACGGCCAAGGTCCCCGTCATCTTCGTGACCGCCGAGTCCGAGGAGCGGGTGCGCGATCTGCTCGAGCCGGGCACGACCGTGTGCCTCGAGAAGGCCATCAAGGTCAAGTCCTTGCTCGCTGCCCTCGAGCAGCTGGGGATCCACCCCGGGGCGCTCCCCTCGGCCTAG
- a CDS encoding HAMP domain-containing sensor histidine kinase, which produces MIQQSIAERPLDPSPCGLAPYLIEILAHSLCAQFQADYAWACLRLPDEPGVVMAHAGKPPATFPLAPVRWDGAAFHLAASCREAVVAIGSLDYEGATLDYLIGRGGRPFSSLEGGRFEGLFARWQAALEQAGLEQREQALAFQARLAQRRAAHCRRLAAKLEAQEERQRTVYHDLINDLTPAVFAAEALQERASGLDELGHLVLIERQFTRMRGRLRQAIACSTHPAPEGCDAGRTVREAVDTWQAAFARRGLKLHADLPALPLRVAGEEPEIATIVNNLLSNAHKYTPPGGSVAIHLGASGRNACLVVKDSGPGVAPELRSRVFEPGVRGQAEIEGSGVGLAQVARIVRRLLGGISLESPPTGGSAFRVLLPRLANAGEGCAE; this is translated from the coding sequence ATGATCCAGCAGAGCATCGCTGAACGACCGCTCGATCCATCCCCCTGCGGCCTGGCTCCCTACCTGATCGAGATCCTCGCGCACTCCCTGTGCGCGCAGTTCCAGGCCGACTACGCCTGGGCGTGCCTGCGGCTGCCCGACGAGCCGGGGGTCGTCATGGCGCACGCCGGCAAGCCTCCTGCGACCTTCCCGCTCGCGCCGGTCCGCTGGGACGGAGCGGCCTTCCATCTTGCGGCGAGTTGCCGCGAAGCCGTCGTCGCGATCGGCTCGCTGGACTACGAGGGGGCAACCCTCGACTACCTGATCGGTCGCGGGGGAAGACCCTTCTCCTCGCTGGAGGGGGGCCGCTTCGAGGGCCTGTTCGCGCGCTGGCAGGCCGCCCTCGAGCAGGCGGGCCTTGAGCAAAGGGAGCAGGCCCTGGCCTTCCAGGCCCGGCTGGCGCAGCGCCGCGCAGCCCACTGCCGGCGGCTTGCGGCCAAGCTCGAGGCGCAGGAGGAGCGCCAGCGCACCGTGTACCACGACCTGATCAACGACCTGACCCCGGCGGTTTTCGCCGCCGAGGCCCTGCAGGAGCGCGCCTCGGGGCTCGATGAGCTGGGGCACCTGGTGCTGATCGAGCGACAGTTCACGCGGATGCGCGGGCGGCTGAGGCAAGCGATCGCATGCTCTACCCATCCCGCCCCGGAGGGGTGCGACGCGGGCCGGACCGTGCGCGAGGCCGTCGATACCTGGCAAGCCGCCTTCGCTCGCCGCGGCCTGAAGCTGCACGCCGATCTTCCGGCGCTCCCCCTGCGGGTCGCGGGCGAGGAGCCCGAGATCGCCACCATCGTCAACAACCTGCTCTCGAACGCCCACAAGTACACGCCCCCCGGCGGGAGCGTCGCGATCCACCTCGGCGCCTCGGGGCGAAACGCCTGCCTCGTCGTGAAGGACAGCGGGCCCGGGGTCGCCCCCGAGCTCCGTTCGCGGGTCTTCGAGCCGGGGGTGCGAGGCCAGGCGGAAATCGAGGGGAGCGGGGTCGGGCTCGCCCAGGTCGCAAGGATCGTGCGGCGCCTGCTGGGGGGCATCTCGCTCGAGAGCCCCCCGACCGGGGGCAGTGCCTTTCGGGTGCTGCTGCCGCGGCTCGCAAACGCCGGCGAGGGATGCGCGGAGTAG
- the ndk gene encoding nucleoside-diphosphate kinase yields MERTFLAVKPDGVQRGLVGEIVARFEKKGFKLIGLKLMQVTREQAETHYGEHNGKPFFAGLVDFITSGPIVAMAWEGKNVITTARAMMGATNPAQSATGSIRGDFASDIGRNIIHGSDSPESAARELGIFFKPEELLTYSRAIDTWITE; encoded by the coding sequence ATGGAACGCACTTTCCTGGCCGTCAAGCCCGACGGCGTCCAGCGCGGCCTCGTCGGCGAGATCGTCGCCCGCTTCGAGAAGAAGGGCTTCAAGCTCATCGGCCTCAAGCTGATGCAGGTCACCCGCGAGCAGGCCGAGACCCACTACGGCGAGCACAACGGCAAGCCCTTCTTCGCCGGCCTCGTCGACTTCATCACCTCGGGCCCCATCGTCGCCATGGCGTGGGAAGGCAAGAACGTCATCACCACCGCCCGCGCCATGATGGGCGCCACCAACCCCGCCCAGTCGGCGACCGGCTCGATCCGCGGCGACTTCGCCTCGGACATCGGCCGCAACATCATCCACGGCTCGGACAGCCCCGAGAGCGCCGCGCGTGAGCTCGGCATCTTCTTCAAGCCCGAAGAGCTCCTCACCTACTCGCGCGCCATCGACACCTGGATCACCGAGTAA
- a CDS encoding transketolase family protein: protein MAAPVVNTKDKIATRTAYGEALRQLGHERSDVVVLDSDLSGSTMTKYFADAFPERFFNMGIAEQNLVDTACGFALAGKVAFASSFAMFAVGKAWEMVRNSAGHMNLNVKIAATHAGLTLGEDGATHQILEDLAITRVIPELTVLVPADGPETEAMVRAAAEHVGPVYLRLGRPAVPVIKREGPVDFKIGRAETLRQGKDVAIVACGVMVHQALLAADELASEGIEATVINMGSIKPLDRAALVAAAERCGAVVTAEEHSVIGGLGGAVCEVLAEECPVPVRRVGTQDTYGESGTADALLQKYGLLGVDVARAARQAIAKKR from the coding sequence ATGGCCGCACCCGTCGTCAACACCAAGGACAAGATCGCGACCCGCACCGCCTACGGCGAGGCCCTTCGTCAGCTCGGCCACGAGCGCTCGGACGTCGTCGTGCTCGACTCGGACCTCTCCGGCTCGACCATGACCAAGTACTTCGCCGACGCGTTCCCCGAGCGCTTCTTCAACATGGGCATCGCCGAGCAGAACCTGGTCGACACCGCCTGCGGCTTCGCGCTCGCGGGCAAGGTCGCCTTCGCCAGCTCGTTCGCCATGTTCGCGGTCGGCAAGGCCTGGGAGATGGTCCGCAACTCCGCGGGCCACATGAACCTCAACGTCAAGATCGCCGCCACCCACGCGGGCCTCACCCTGGGCGAGGACGGCGCGACCCACCAGATCCTCGAGGACCTCGCCATCACCCGCGTGATCCCCGAGCTGACGGTGCTGGTCCCCGCCGACGGCCCCGAGACCGAGGCCATGGTCCGGGCCGCCGCCGAGCACGTCGGCCCCGTCTACCTCCGCCTCGGCCGCCCCGCGGTGCCCGTCATCAAGCGCGAGGGCCCCGTCGACTTCAAGATCGGCCGCGCCGAGACCCTGCGCCAGGGCAAGGACGTCGCCATCGTCGCCTGCGGCGTGATGGTCCACCAGGCCCTCCTGGCCGCAGACGAGCTCGCTTCCGAGGGCATCGAGGCGACCGTGATCAACATGGGCTCGATCAAGCCCCTCGACCGCGCGGCCCTGGTGGCGGCGGCCGAGCGCTGCGGCGCGGTGGTCACCGCCGAGGAGCACTCGGTCATCGGCGGCCTCGGCGGCGCGGTGTGCGAGGTGCTGGCCGAGGAGTGCCCCGTCCCGGTCCGCCGGGTAGGCACCCAGGACACCTACGGCGAGTCCGGCACCGCCGACGCCCTGCTCCAGAAGTACGGCCTCCTGGGCGTCGACGTCGCGCGCGCCGCGCGCCAGGCGATCGCCAAGAAGCGCTAG